From the genome of Streptomyces sp. NBC_01260, one region includes:
- a CDS encoding alpha/beta fold hydrolase codes for MPDATTRDRAPADVGRYVNDALRDRYFAACDALYAMGAPVRSELDVETGFGTTHVYRYGPTDPAAASRTPVVLVHGAGSCSAMWYPNTAALSAERPVYAIDTPGDPGRSVQREPIHQPERAAQWLDETLSGLGLDRVHLMGSSYGGWLTLNQAHRGPDRLASVTLLDPGGLEKVGLRFFVWIFVSLFATSAPKALRPRLAAWLEQPVIIVPELRAMIRASVRAYRVRRPAPLPLTEDELRTIRTPLYLVLGQRSLLVHPRRQLERVPRLIPGAVAEIVGHTGHGPQIDHAAEVNDRVLDFLAEVDADAGTNVD; via the coding sequence GTGCCCGATGCGACGACCCGCGACCGCGCCCCGGCCGACGTCGGCCGTTATGTGAACGACGCCCTGCGCGACCGGTACTTCGCAGCCTGCGACGCGCTGTACGCGATGGGCGCCCCCGTACGGTCGGAACTCGACGTGGAGACCGGCTTCGGGACGACGCACGTATACCGGTACGGCCCCACGGACCCCGCCGCCGCATCCCGCACCCCGGTCGTCCTGGTGCACGGCGCCGGCTCCTGCTCGGCCATGTGGTACCCGAACACCGCCGCGCTCAGTGCCGAACGCCCGGTCTACGCGATCGACACCCCCGGCGATCCGGGCCGCAGCGTGCAGCGCGAGCCCATCCACCAGCCGGAGCGCGCCGCGCAGTGGCTGGACGAGACGCTGTCCGGCCTGGGCCTCGACCGCGTACACCTCATGGGCTCGTCGTACGGCGGCTGGCTCACCCTGAACCAGGCCCATCGCGGCCCCGACCGCCTTGCGTCGGTCACCCTGCTCGACCCCGGCGGGCTGGAGAAGGTCGGGCTCCGCTTCTTCGTCTGGATCTTCGTCAGCCTCTTCGCGACCTCCGCCCCCAAGGCGCTGCGTCCTCGCCTGGCGGCCTGGCTGGAGCAACCGGTGATCATCGTGCCGGAACTGCGCGCGATGATCAGGGCGAGCGTCCGCGCCTACCGCGTACGCCGCCCGGCCCCGCTGCCCCTCACCGAGGACGAACTGCGCACCATCCGCACGCCGCTCTACCTGGTGCTGGGACAGCGGAGCCTGCTGGTGCACCCGCGGCGGCAGCTGGAACGCGTCCCGCGCCTGATACCGGGGGCGGTCGCCGAGATCGTCGGCCACACCGGACACGGGCCACAGATCGACCACGCCGCCGAGGTCAACGACCGGGTGCTGGACTTCCTGGCCGAGGTCGATGCCGACGCCGGTACCAATGTCGACTGA
- a CDS encoding immunity 49 family protein — MNPDHTPDTDELLRGTYARLLPTESIAPEIAGSLRYARVVADGLAFVYALDRPTDVRILTDVDVERVGPEELGRAAYGNLMRLPVTHEEIPLDGTVLHSFYGDSHFVGSQALFLSAAVRQVTGDSLPDAGALVVMPSRHNLVYHPIADGTVADAVNALATYALGAFEDGQGPLSPRLHWWHRGSLKPLTVIDEETRSLSVQPPPSLLGLMKGLVRLDRAGRLATRAAAEAPAPDLAELSRATAESIAGLARDPGIGTGDAFASAVAHAHARCATDPQAAKIGTWDAWATAVQLGSALFTGAQPQDCRLGEDLVIELPACPAAPPADARAWLDALYLAIACREGDRIHRLCQVPLEALRQDDSVDAYVLHWIDTLQAYFSEDHSMDGVVEKLVATMEASGPDHVTHAPMEFVNAVDYQPIALFHRLVARDHDTFAKTLGEALAEHRAHWGGSAAPRAHVALGPLAIASLAFDYGFPIDPAQSHLPQFLLNRERIEEIPSP; from the coding sequence ATGAATCCGGACCACACTCCCGACACCGACGAACTGCTGCGCGGTACGTACGCACGCCTGCTGCCCACCGAGTCGATCGCCCCTGAGATCGCCGGCTCCCTGCGCTATGCGCGTGTGGTGGCCGACGGCCTCGCCTTCGTCTATGCCCTCGACCGGCCCACCGACGTACGGATCCTCACCGACGTGGACGTGGAGCGCGTCGGCCCGGAGGAGCTGGGGCGGGCGGCGTACGGGAACCTGATGCGCCTGCCCGTCACACACGAGGAGATCCCCCTCGACGGCACGGTCCTGCACTCCTTCTACGGAGACTCGCACTTCGTCGGCAGCCAGGCCCTGTTCCTGTCCGCGGCGGTCCGGCAGGTCACCGGCGATTCGCTTCCGGACGCCGGCGCCCTCGTCGTCATGCCCAGCCGGCACAACCTGGTGTACCACCCGATCGCCGACGGCACGGTGGCCGACGCCGTCAACGCGCTGGCCACCTACGCGCTGGGCGCCTTCGAGGACGGGCAGGGCCCCCTGTCACCGCGGCTCCACTGGTGGCACCGCGGCAGCCTGAAGCCGCTCACGGTGATCGACGAGGAGACCCGTTCCTTGTCCGTCCAGCCGCCGCCGTCCCTGCTCGGCCTGATGAAGGGCCTGGTTCGCCTCGACCGCGCCGGCCGGCTCGCCACCCGTGCCGCCGCCGAGGCGCCCGCCCCCGACCTCGCCGAACTCAGCCGCGCCACGGCCGAGTCGATAGCAGGTCTCGCCCGGGATCCGGGCATCGGCACGGGCGACGCCTTCGCCTCCGCCGTCGCCCACGCGCACGCCCGGTGCGCCACCGATCCCCAGGCGGCGAAGATCGGCACGTGGGACGCCTGGGCCACCGCCGTACAGCTCGGCTCCGCCCTGTTCACCGGCGCTCAGCCGCAGGACTGCCGGCTCGGCGAGGACCTCGTCATCGAGCTGCCGGCCTGCCCCGCCGCGCCGCCCGCGGACGCCCGTGCCTGGCTCGACGCCCTCTACCTGGCGATCGCGTGCCGAGAGGGGGACCGGATCCACCGGCTCTGCCAGGTACCGCTGGAGGCGCTGCGGCAGGACGACTCCGTCGACGCGTACGTGCTGCACTGGATCGACACCCTGCAGGCGTACTTCTCCGAAGACCACTCCATGGACGGGGTCGTGGAGAAGCTGGTCGCCACCATGGAGGCGTCCGGGCCCGACCACGTGACCCACGCCCCGATGGAGTTCGTGAACGCGGTCGACTACCAGCCGATCGCGCTGTTCCACCGTCTCGTCGCACGGGACCACGACACCTTCGCCAAGACACTCGGCGAAGCCCTGGCTGAACACCGGGCCCACTGGGGCGGGTCGGCGGCACCGCGTGCCCACGTGGCTCTGGGACCGCTGGCGATCGCGAGCCTCGCCTTCGACTACGGGTTCCCCATCGATCCCGCCCAGTCGCACCTGCCCCAGTTCCTGCTCAACCGCGAACGAATCGAGGAGATCCCCAGCCCCTGA
- a CDS encoding SIS domain-containing protein encodes MPSKTALYDMIHTQADAIARLADTDLSIPAERLAGARRILLVGTGTSQHAAELGAMMLVHAGIDARWSSAAQFARWGAPLRDGDAVVVITHTAETAFALTCREQALAAGVPVVSVTGIGSGWADAIETVERERSETYTAGYTAALAVLAGIAARLGAEQYGPQALRRTAEAVRAAVADPGIDGIAIPARSLALIGTGPWGVTAREGALKIREASRTLAEGFEAENFLHGSAVPFGTSDGLVLLEPAKDPDGLVAALGEAARAEGITVHVLGHGTDGLPPVLAQLPMTARLQLLADRFAGIRQQNPDVAIVGAWAENQLWTLGAPTA; translated from the coding sequence GTGCCCTCGAAGACGGCCCTGTACGACATGATCCACACCCAGGCTGACGCCATCGCACGGCTGGCGGACACCGACCTGTCGATCCCCGCGGAGAGGCTGGCCGGAGCGCGACGCATCCTGCTCGTCGGCACCGGCACCAGCCAGCACGCTGCCGAACTCGGCGCCATGATGCTTGTCCACGCCGGGATAGACGCCCGCTGGTCTTCCGCTGCTCAGTTCGCTCGCTGGGGGGCACCGCTGCGAGACGGTGACGCCGTGGTGGTGATCACTCACACTGCCGAGACCGCCTTCGCGCTCACCTGCCGGGAGCAGGCTCTGGCCGCCGGCGTGCCGGTCGTCTCCGTCACCGGCATCGGGTCCGGCTGGGCCGACGCCATCGAGACCGTCGAGCGTGAACGCTCCGAGACCTACACCGCCGGCTACACCGCCGCGCTCGCCGTGCTCGCTGGAATTGCCGCCCGCCTGGGCGCTGAGCAGTACGGCCCCCAGGCGCTGCGGCGCACCGCCGAAGCGGTGCGGGCAGCCGTGGCCGACCCGGGGATCGACGGGATCGCCATTCCTGCCCGCTCCCTCGCCCTGATCGGCACCGGCCCATGGGGCGTCACCGCGAGGGAGGGCGCACTCAAGATCCGGGAGGCGTCCCGGACCCTCGCAGAGGGCTTCGAGGCGGAGAACTTCCTCCACGGTTCGGCCGTCCCGTTCGGGACCTCCGACGGACTGGTCCTGTTGGAACCCGCGAAGGATCCGGACGGGTTGGTCGCGGCGCTCGGCGAAGCAGCCCGTGCGGAGGGCATCACCGTCCACGTCCTCGGCCACGGCACCGACGGCCTGCCGCCGGTCCTGGCCCAGCTGCCGATGACCGCCCGGCTCCAACTGCTCGCGGACCGGTTCGCCGGGATACGGCAGCAGAACCCCGATGTGGCCATCGTGGGTGCCTGGGCGGAGAATCAGCTGTGGACTCTGGGCGCCCCCACAGCCTGA
- a CDS encoding cold-shock protein has protein sequence MVTATVREWHDEEGWGVLDSPETPGGCWGHYSNIQTRGFHTLSPGQKVDLQWEAPGYRQDGYDYRAVNIAPQPA, from the coding sequence ATGGTGACTGCGACTGTCCGCGAGTGGCACGACGAGGAGGGGTGGGGCGTGCTCGACTCCCCCGAGACTCCCGGGGGGTGTTGGGGCCATTACTCCAACATCCAGACGAGAGGCTTCCACACACTGTCGCCTGGACAGAAGGTGGATCTCCAGTGGGAAGCTCCAGGCTACCGACAAGACGGGTACGACTACCGTGCGGTGAACATCGCGCCTCAGCCCGCTTGA
- a CDS encoding helix-turn-helix domain-containing protein, with amino-acid sequence MAEGTRRGRRPRAFVVGGVWPHAVMEPHRGALVVQVVARRLGEAMAEQKLSANALARKSGVNRQVIANVLNGEVWPDMVTLVDLEGALGVMLWPQHATWCIPAPGEAPDGVTDETL; translated from the coding sequence GTGGCTGAAGGAACGAGGCGTGGGAGAAGGCCGAGGGCGTTCGTGGTCGGCGGTGTCTGGCCGCATGCCGTGATGGAACCGCACCGCGGCGCCCTCGTCGTTCAGGTAGTCGCGCGCCGGCTCGGCGAGGCCATGGCGGAGCAGAAATTGAGCGCGAATGCCCTCGCCCGAAAGAGCGGCGTCAATCGGCAGGTGATCGCCAACGTGCTCAACGGTGAGGTGTGGCCGGACATGGTCACCCTGGTCGACCTGGAGGGCGCGCTCGGCGTCATGCTGTGGCCCCAGCACGCCACGTGGTGCATCCCCGCGCCCGGCGAGGCTCCCGACGGCGTCACGGACGAGACGCTCTGA
- a CDS encoding IS5 family transposase: MSADLVPDDLWERAAPLLPARPARRHRYPGQLPVDDRAALRGIVYVLRTSVSWRDVPAELVGCSGVTAWRRLRDWTEAGVAPLARGTSRGTAQRGPAGDGRRRDRRLARQGAQRGAHTGPSPVDRARPGSKHHLIVDRHGTPLVVSLTSGNRHDVTQLMPLLDAIPHIRGLRGRPRHRPQRLCADRGYDYDKYRRLARARGITPKIARRGTPHGSGLGKTRWVVERTFAWLHQFKRLRIRYEIRADLHLGLLQLACSII, from the coding sequence GTGTCTGCTGACCTTGTCCCTGATGACCTGTGGGAACGTGCCGCCCCGCTGCTTCCGGCTCGGCCAGCGCGGCGGCATCGGTATCCGGGGCAGTTACCGGTGGATGACCGTGCTGCTCTGCGGGGCATCGTTTACGTGCTGCGCACGAGCGTGAGCTGGCGGGACGTGCCCGCAGAGTTGGTGGGCTGCAGCGGGGTGACCGCCTGGCGACGTCTGCGGGACTGGACCGAGGCTGGTGTGGCCCCGCTTGCACGAGGTACTTCTCGCGGAACTGCACAGAGAGGGCCTGCTGGAGATGGACGACGCCGCGATCGACGCCTCGCACGTCAGGGCGCTCAAAGGGGGGCTCACACCGGACCTTCGCCGGTCGACCGCGCACGGCCCGGCAGCAAGCACCACCTCATCGTCGACCGGCACGGCACTCCGCTCGTCGTCTCTCTGACCAGCGGAAACCGTCACGACGTCACCCAGCTCATGCCCCTGCTGGACGCCATACCCCACATTCGCGGACTGCGCGGCCGGCCACGCCACCGACCCCAACGGCTGTGCGCCGACCGCGGCTACGACTACGACAAATACCGGCGTCTCGCCCGCGCACGTGGGATCACACCCAAGATCGCCCGGCGCGGCACCCCACATGGCTCGGGCCTGGGCAAGACCCGGTGGGTAGTCGAGCGGACCTTCGCCTGGCTCCACCAGTTCAAGCGACTACGCATCCGCTACGAGATACGCGCCGACCTCCACCTCGGACTACTCCAACTCGCCTGCAGCATCATCTGA
- a CDS encoding IS5 family transposase: MGREPYPSDLSDEQWALLEPMITGWKQERVARSATGDPGSCDLREVVNAIFYQNRTGCQWRYLPHDLPSWSAVFYYFTLWRQDGLDQRIQELLRCQVREKARRLEDPSLVIIDTQSVRAAAGVPKTTTGLDVNKKVSGVKRGLAVDVLGLVIGVVVLPASAHDNAAGIALLDQAAEKCGNRLEKALVDQGFKDEVVIHGVLNDIDVEVVRRNPDDQGKGFVPQPRRWIVEQVNGTLLLHRRLARHYDHRPDTSVSRVYWASTANMARRLTTPSPAWRDDLGLAA; this comes from the coding sequence ATGGGCAGAGAGCCGTATCCGAGTGACTTATCGGACGAGCAGTGGGCCTTGCTGGAGCCGATGATCACGGGCTGGAAGCAGGAGCGGGTGGCGCGGTCGGCGACCGGCGACCCGGGTTCCTGTGATCTCCGGGAGGTCGTGAACGCGATCTTCTATCAGAACCGGACCGGCTGTCAGTGGCGCTATCTGCCGCATGACCTGCCGTCCTGGTCGGCGGTGTTCTACTACTTCACTTTGTGGCGCCAGGACGGTCTGGACCAGCGGATCCAGGAGCTGCTGCGCTGCCAGGTGCGCGAGAAGGCCCGCCGATTAGAGGACCCGTCCCTCGTGATCATCGACACCCAGTCCGTGCGTGCGGCCGCCGGTGTCCCGAAGACCACGACCGGACTGGACGTCAACAAGAAGGTGTCGGGCGTCAAGCGCGGGCTGGCCGTGGACGTTCTGGGCCTGGTCATCGGCGTGGTCGTCCTGCCGGCCTCCGCCCATGACAACGCCGCCGGCATCGCGCTGCTCGACCAGGCCGCCGAGAAGTGCGGAAACCGGCTGGAGAAGGCGTTGGTGGACCAAGGGTTCAAGGACGAGGTCGTCATTCACGGCGTGCTGAACGACATCGACGTCGAGGTCGTCCGCCGCAACCCCGACGACCAGGGCAAAGGCTTCGTCCCACAGCCGCGGCGGTGGATCGTGGAACAGGTCAACGGGACCCTGCTGCTGCACCGGAGGCTGGCCCGCCACTACGACCACCGGCCCGACACCTCCGTCTCCCGTGTCTACTGGGCCTCCACCGCGAACATGGCCCGCCGCCTCACCACGCCGAGCCCCGCCTGGCGTGACGATCTCGGACTGGCCGCGTGA